A section of the Clostridium sp. TW13 genome encodes:
- a CDS encoding TldD/PmbA family protein gives MKLEISNYLKKAKPILKELLDELLKEFSYASILATDSKGKTYGCSKAATNIGQGMSLERGVVVKVYNGVNYSEYAFSEISKELIPQLVKEIKETASTLMNKDSVGDVSKYEELIEEEFNFSKTAEIEEHPEELGDAKIIEKITKIKDSAINSREEILDFKVYYEYLAVNKIFLSPKRDLEQAYMWSNGVCVCVATNGEVMRDRMVPASGIKGTELLKELEVKAQSAIEDTILMLDAERMVPGEYDIICTPEVTGLIAHEAFGHGVEMDMFVKDRAKSKDYIDKYVASPIVTMRDGAASAVESASYFFDDEGNIATDTVIIENGILKSGINDSLTALTLGKKPTGNGRRETFSHKAYTRMTNTFIEAGDSNVADMIASIEYGFLLDGFNSGMEDPKNWGIQCMLSVAKEIKDGKFTGKLFAPVIMTGYVPDLLQSITMISKDCELSGVGYCGKGYKEWVKVSDGGAYIKCRARLG, from the coding sequence ATGAAGCTTGAAATAAGTAATTATTTAAAAAAAGCAAAACCAATATTAAAGGAATTATTGGATGAACTTTTAAAAGAATTTTCATATGCATCAATATTAGCGACAGATTCTAAGGGTAAGACTTATGGTTGTTCAAAAGCAGCAACTAATATTGGTCAAGGGATGAGTTTAGAAAGAGGAGTTGTTGTAAAAGTATATAATGGAGTAAACTATTCCGAATATGCTTTTAGTGAAATTAGTAAAGAATTAATTCCTCAATTAGTAAAAGAAATAAAAGAAACAGCTTCAACTCTAATGAATAAGGATAGTGTTGGAGATGTAAGTAAATATGAGGAACTAATTGAAGAAGAATTTAATTTTTCAAAGACAGCCGAAATAGAAGAGCATCCTGAAGAATTAGGAGATGCTAAGATAATTGAAAAGATTACAAAGATAAAAGATTCAGCTATTAATTCTAGAGAAGAGATTTTAGATTTTAAAGTTTATTATGAATATCTGGCTGTAAATAAGATATTTTTATCACCTAAAAGAGATTTGGAACAGGCATATATGTGGTCAAATGGAGTATGTGTTTGTGTAGCAACTAATGGTGAAGTAATGAGAGATAGAATGGTTCCTGCTTCAGGAATCAAGGGAACAGAACTATTAAAGGAACTTGAAGTTAAAGCTCAATCTGCAATTGAGGATACTATATTAATGTTAGATGCAGAAAGAATGGTTCCGGGAGAATATGATATTATTTGCACTCCAGAGGTTACAGGTCTTATTGCTCATGAAGCCTTTGGTCATGGTGTAGAAATGGATATGTTCGTTAAGGATAGAGCTAAATCTAAGGACTATATTGATAAGTATGTAGCTTCTCCAATAGTAACTATGCGTGATGGAGCAGCATCAGCAGTAGAATCAGCTTCATATTTCTTTGATGATGAAGGAAACATAGCAACAGATACAGTTATTATTGAAAATGGAATATTAAAATCAGGTATAAATGATAGTTTAACTGCCTTAACTTTGGGTAAAAAGCCTACTGGAAATGGAAGAAGAGAAACTTTTAGTCATAAAGCTTATACAAGAATGACAAATACATTTATAGAAGCTGGAGATTCAAATGTTGCGGATATGATAGCTTCTATTGAGTATGGATTTTTACTTGATGGCTTTAACAGTGGCATGGAAGATCCAAAGAACTGGGGAATTCAATGTATGCTAAGCGTAGCTAAAGAGATAAAGGATGGAAAGTTCACTGGTAAATTATTTGCACCAGTAATAATGACTGGATATGTACCAGACCTATTACAATCAATTACTATGATATCAAAGGATTGTGAACTAAGTGGTGTAGGTTACTGCGGCAAAGGATATAAAGAGTGGGTTAAGGTTTCAGATGGTGGTGCATATATCAAATGCAGAGCTAGACTAGGATAA
- a CDS encoding patatin-like phospholipase family protein, producing MPSLVLEGGTFRPIFSAGVMDALLDNDIMFPYCIGVSAGITNGISYLSKQKKRNLQVTQTYRNDKRYLGFRNYLKCKSMFGLDFVFDEIPNKLVPFDMETYNKYSGTVLVGVTNAITGKTEYLNGQNLDDKCTMLRATCAIPMVFPPIKINNNYYYDGGICDPIPIRKAIEDGNEKHLIILTRPKEYKKTLSKANVIVSKLLNRKFPKLREPLLARHELYNETVKFCEQLEAEGKAIIIRPTSDQAINSFEKDVHKLKQAYEIGYSIGIERLEDIKKLFQ from the coding sequence ATGCCTAGTTTAGTTTTAGAAGGGGGTACCTTTAGACCAATCTTTAGTGCTGGTGTAATGGATGCCCTTTTAGATAATGATATTATGTTCCCTTATTGTATAGGCGTTTCTGCTGGTATAACTAATGGAATATCTTATTTATCAAAACAAAAGAAAAGAAATTTACAAGTTACTCAAACTTATAGAAATGATAAGCGTTACTTGGGATTTAGAAACTACTTAAAATGTAAAAGTATGTTTGGCTTAGATTTTGTTTTTGATGAAATCCCTAACAAATTAGTTCCATTTGATATGGAAACCTATAACAAATATTCTGGTACAGTTTTAGTCGGAGTAACCAATGCAATTACCGGCAAAACCGAGTATTTAAATGGTCAAAATTTAGATGATAAATGCACAATGCTTAGAGCTACCTGTGCAATTCCAATGGTATTTCCACCTATTAAAATAAACAATAATTATTACTATGATGGTGGAATATGCGATCCTATTCCAATTAGAAAAGCTATTGAAGACGGAAATGAAAAACATTTGATAATATTAACTCGCCCAAAAGAATATAAAAAAACACTAAGTAAGGCTAATGTTATAGTTTCAAAGTTATTAAATAGGAAATTTCCTAAATTAAGAGAGCCATTGCTTGCTAGACATGAGCTTTACAATGAGACTGTAAAATTTTGCGAACAATTAGAAGCAGAAGGAAAAGCAATTATTATAAGACCAACTTCTGATCAAGCAATTAATAGCTTTGAAAAAGATGTACATAAATTAAAGCAAGCTTATGAAATAGGCTATAGCATTGGCATTGAGAGACTTGAAGATATAAAAAAATTGTTTCAATAA
- a CDS encoding DegV family protein has translation MQKIALITDSTSGLSQEYLDKYNIELLRLKVIYKSGEYIDGLTITPEQVYSKLDEELPTTSMPSVQDNLDLLNRLVSEGYTHAIFLPISSGLSGTINSMRIAAEEYEDKITSFVYDTKVISMGVGLIVLKVAEMIQEGAEFSYICEQIPKLREKISFYFIVDTLEYLIKGGRIGRVSGRIGEILNLKPIITMGDDGKYTTFTKVRGKKQAISKLQNYGLDILSKGKAKVAVMTGTMFEESEELKKAFSTQANATLLYSGIITPAVGIHCGPRALGIMLLSE, from the coding sequence ATGCAAAAGATAGCTTTAATTACAGACAGTACTTCTGGTTTATCTCAAGAATACTTGGACAAATACAATATTGAATTATTAAGACTAAAGGTTATATATAAATCTGGTGAATATATCGATGGCTTAACTATAACTCCAGAGCAAGTATACTCTAAATTAGATGAGGAATTGCCAACTACTTCAATGCCATCTGTACAAGATAATTTAGATTTATTAAACCGCTTAGTTTCTGAAGGATATACACACGCTATTTTCTTACCTATTTCTTCTGGATTATCAGGCACTATAAATAGCATGAGAATTGCTGCAGAAGAGTATGAAGATAAAATTACTTCCTTTGTATACGATACAAAAGTAATTTCTATGGGCGTTGGTTTGATAGTACTTAAGGTCGCAGAAATGATACAAGAAGGTGCTGAATTTAGCTATATTTGTGAACAAATTCCTAAATTAAGAGAAAAAATTAGTTTTTATTTTATTGTAGATACTCTTGAGTATCTAATTAAGGGTGGAAGAATTGGCCGAGTTTCTGGAAGAATTGGTGAAATTCTAAACTTAAAACCTATAATAACAATGGGTGATGATGGAAAGTATACAACCTTTACAAAAGTTAGAGGAAAAAAGCAAGCTATAAGTAAATTACAAAATTATGGTTTAGACATACTCTCTAAAGGAAAAGCAAAGGTTGCTGTAATGACAGGTACAATGTTTGAAGAATCCGAAGAACTTAAAAAAGCCTTTTCAACCCAAGCTAATGCTACACTTTTATATTCAGGTATTATAACTCCTGCTGTTGGCATTCATTGTGGTCCAAGGGCACTAGGAATAATGCTTTTATCAGAATAG
- a CDS encoding GGDEF domain-containing protein — protein MDLMLEDMDKILYEEVCNIINNNSLSTVFQPIISLKDCTILGYEALSRVSEKSYITSSEMLFEVADRFNKTLEIEELCLKNALGNARKNKLQGKLFLNINSKNLEDVNISNKLKEQFLESYLINIQNIIIEITERYLIKNIENFSNNIDKMKNNNFIFAMDDVGAGYSGLNLIAEVKPKYIKLDMKLIRNIDKDSTKQALVRGMYEFSKQSHSLIIAEGIETKDELSTLVEIGVHYGQGYLIQEPSAILSPAREDIINFVDMLNSKESNLYRSNLEKIHIKSLCKSNKTISSNMLVSKVDELLKHEPNLVEICVVENEFIKGIITRRSFYSKLGWQYGYSIYSSKPISAIMNTEFLYVDCNTPIHKVINLAMSRSQETLYDYITVTNKSKYYGVVTVKELIEKVMELEVQNAKYLNPLTELPGNIMIEENLNNCIQNYCNYSVLYFDIDNFKAYNDVYGFENGDKVIIILAKILRKNIKDGHFIGHIGGDDFIAVFLNWDVEEVCSKIINTFDKEVTGCYKREDLEKGYIMTANRHGVEEKFPIISLSIAAVTNKKKDYINIYELAEESSKLKKRCKQMVGSNYIIL, from the coding sequence ATGGATTTGATGTTAGAAGATATGGATAAGATTCTATATGAAGAAGTTTGCAACATAATTAATAATAATAGTCTTAGTACAGTATTTCAGCCCATTATATCACTTAAGGATTGTACGATACTCGGATATGAAGCGTTGAGTAGAGTGTCAGAAAAATCATATATCACTAGTTCTGAAATGCTCTTTGAAGTAGCGGATAGATTTAATAAAACTTTGGAAATTGAGGAGTTGTGTCTTAAAAATGCTTTAGGCAATGCAAGAAAAAATAAATTGCAAGGAAAACTATTCCTAAATATTAATAGCAAAAATTTAGAGGATGTCAATATAAGCAATAAGTTAAAGGAGCAATTTTTAGAAAGTTACTTGATAAATATTCAAAATATTATTATTGAAATTACAGAAAGATATTTAATTAAAAACATAGAGAATTTCAGCAACAATATAGATAAAATGAAAAATAATAATTTTATCTTTGCAATGGATGATGTGGGAGCAGGGTATTCAGGACTTAACTTAATAGCAGAGGTAAAGCCTAAATATATTAAGTTGGATATGAAACTTATAAGAAATATAGACAAGGATTCTACAAAGCAAGCATTAGTAAGAGGCATGTACGAATTTTCTAAACAATCACATTCATTAATAATTGCAGAGGGGATAGAAACCAAAGATGAATTAAGTACTCTTGTAGAGATTGGTGTTCATTATGGTCAGGGATATTTAATTCAAGAGCCTAGTGCTATATTGAGTCCTGCTAGAGAGGATATAATTAATTTTGTTGATATGTTAAATAGTAAGGAATCTAATTTGTATAGAAGTAATTTGGAGAAGATACATATAAAATCTTTATGCAAATCTAATAAAACTATATCTTCAAATATGTTGGTATCAAAAGTAGACGAGCTATTAAAACATGAACCCAATTTAGTGGAAATATGCGTAGTTGAAAATGAATTTATAAAGGGTATTATCACAAGAAGATCATTTTATAGTAAATTAGGATGGCAGTATGGATATAGCATTTATTCTAGCAAGCCAATATCAGCTATAATGAATACAGAATTTTTATATGTAGATTGTAATACTCCTATTCATAAAGTTATTAATTTAGCAATGTCTAGATCTCAAGAAACTTTATATGATTATATTACAGTAACTAATAAGTCAAAATATTATGGTGTGGTTACAGTAAAAGAGTTAATTGAAAAAGTTATGGAGTTAGAAGTGCAGAATGCAAAATATTTAAATCCATTAACTGAACTTCCGGGTAATATAATGATAGAAGAAAATTTAAATAATTGCATACAGAATTATTGTAATTATTCTGTGCTATATTTTGATATTGATAATTTTAAAGCATATAATGATGTTTATGGTTTTGAAAATGGTGATAAGGTTATAATAATTTTAGCAAAAATTCTTAGAAAAAATATTAAAGATGGCCATTTTATTGGGCATATTGGAGGAGATGATTTTATTGCAGTTTTTTTAAACTGGGACGTTGAAGAAGTGTGCAGTAAAATAATCAATACTTTTGATAAAGAAGTTACAGGATGTTATAAAAGAGAAGATTTAGAAAAAGGATATATCATGACTGCAAATAGACATGGGGTAGAAGAAAAGTTCCCAATTATATCATTATCAATTGCAGCAGTAACAAATAAAAAGAAAGATTATATTAATATTTATGAATTAGCAGAGGAATCCAGTAAGCTCAAAAAGAGATGTAAGCAAATGGTTGGAAGTAATTATATTATTTTATAA
- a CDS encoding glycosyltransferase family 39 protein, producing the protein MKKVNEVIKNVAYKLKNNYEVLPVIILSIILNFTNLSIEGFANEYYSSGVKSMTMNLKNFFFVSFDPAGFVSIDKPPLGFWLQVLSSKIFGFSGFSVIFPQALAGVISVILLYYIIKRFFGKVAGIISALCLATTPIFVAASRNNTIDNLLVLTSLLACIFISIAAEKGDLKYLLISFIFVGVGFNIKMIQAYMIMPALYITYICSNKISKKKRFINIIIATSVLVLGSLSWTLTVDSISKNDRPYVGSSSNNSVVQLITGHNGTERLKFNILKQRNNQSNINEPNSFNKLSNNKNEEYNITNEITERLEQNKQAGIKSDVGVARLFRNNSLSDQISWLLILALLGAAITATELFLVKSKDNNYKLNLLLWTLCLVPECIYFSYAIDLYHSYYLTMMSVPIAALCGIGLTSMWKIYNKGQKGAFFLPIALMINGGIELLILSYYFNREITKFIFVASALLIFIPSIILVLSRRAGEPMSKAFNIKKVIFCLTVIGTLLPPAVCAATPMVYKMDGSSPMAGLRLISAINDSGKRKQESVKKDYNDNLIKFLSSRGDNEKYFLAVATAPEAAKIMLDSGREVMAIGGYSGNDKIISLDDFKGIVRNGKLKYAMVGKSYNSNKDIEDWIKRNGRMIPREQWISDNPVSNTKFEKNDKLKRITKKTIESDSVELYELNYAD; encoded by the coding sequence ATGAAAAAAGTAAATGAAGTAATTAAGAATGTTGCCTATAAGTTAAAAAATAACTATGAAGTACTACCAGTAATAATTTTATCAATAATATTGAATTTTACGAATTTAAGTATAGAAGGATTTGCAAATGAGTATTATTCAAGTGGTGTAAAGAGTATGACCATGAATTTAAAGAATTTCTTTTTTGTTTCTTTTGATCCGGCTGGTTTTGTAAGTATTGATAAGCCGCCATTAGGATTTTGGTTGCAAGTTTTAAGTTCTAAAATTTTTGGCTTTAGTGGGTTTAGTGTAATTTTCCCGCAAGCACTTGCAGGAGTAATTTCAGTCATTTTACTTTACTATATAATAAAAAGATTTTTTGGAAAAGTAGCAGGAATTATTTCTGCATTATGTTTAGCTACAACTCCAATTTTTGTAGCAGCTAGTAGGAATAATACAATAGATAATTTACTAGTACTGACTTCTTTGTTGGCTTGTATATTTATATCTATAGCAGCTGAAAAGGGAGATTTAAAGTATTTATTAATAAGTTTTATATTCGTAGGTGTAGGTTTCAATATAAAAATGATACAAGCTTATATGATTATGCCAGCATTATATATAACCTATATTTGTTCAAATAAAATTTCTAAAAAGAAAAGGTTTATAAATATAATTATAGCTACTAGCGTACTTGTATTAGGGTCTTTATCATGGACATTAACTGTAGATTCAATTTCTAAAAATGATAGACCTTATGTAGGGAGTAGTAGTAATAATTCAGTAGTACAATTAATTACAGGGCATAATGGAACTGAAAGATTGAAATTCAATATATTGAAACAAAGAAATAATCAAAGTAATATTAATGAGCCCAATAGTTTTAACAAGCTTAGTAATAATAAAAATGAAGAATATAATATAACAAATGAAATAACAGAGAGATTAGAACAAAATAAACAAGCAGGAATCAAAAGTGATGTTGGAGTAGCTCGATTGTTTAGAAATAATTCATTATCTGATCAAATCAGCTGGCTTTTGATTCTGGCACTTTTAGGGGCTGCTATTACAGCTACAGAATTATTTTTAGTAAAGTCTAAAGATAATAATTATAAATTGAATCTATTATTATGGACATTATGCTTAGTTCCAGAATGTATTTATTTTAGCTATGCAATTGACCTTTATCATTCTTATTATTTAACTATGATGTCAGTACCTATAGCTGCTTTGTGTGGAATTGGTTTAACATCTATGTGGAAAATTTATAATAAGGGGCAAAAAGGAGCCTTCTTTTTACCAATAGCGCTTATGATAAATGGAGGTATTGAATTACTGATTCTATCCTATTATTTTAATAGAGAGATAACTAAATTTATTTTTGTAGCATCAGCATTACTTATATTTATTCCATCAATAATTTTAGTACTGAGTAGAAGAGCAGGAGAACCAATGTCTAAAGCATTTAACATAAAGAAAGTAATATTTTGTTTGACTGTTATAGGAACATTGTTGCCTCCAGCAGTATGTGCAGCTACTCCTATGGTTTATAAGATGGATGGTAGCTCACCAATGGCAGGTTTAAGATTGATATCTGCAATTAATGATTCTGGAAAGAGAAAACAGGAAAGTGTGAAAAAGGATTATAATGATAATTTAATTAAGTTTTTAAGTTCTAGAGGAGATAATGAAAAATATTTTTTAGCAGTAGCTACTGCTCCAGAGGCTGCCAAGATTATGCTTGATTCTGGACGAGAGGTAATGGCAATAGGAGGTTATAGCGGAAATGATAAGATTATATCTTTAGATGATTTTAAGGGTATAGTTAGAAATGGAAAATTAAAATATGCTATGGTAGGAAAATCTTATAATTCTAATAAAGACATTGAGGATTGGATAAAGAGAAATGGTAGAATGATTCCTAGGGAACAGTGGATATCAGATAATCCGGTATCTAACACTAAATTCGAGAAAAATGACAAATTAAAAAGAATTACTAAAAAAACAATAGAGTCAGACAGTGTTGAACTATATGAACTTAATTATGCAGATTAA
- a CDS encoding NAD(P)-dependent oxidoreductase, which yields MKSIGFIGVGVMGKSMVRNLMKKGYEVSIFTRTKNKALDVIEDGAKWCDDIKSCVKNKDIIITIVGYPKDVEQVYFGEEGILQNAKKGACVIDMTTTSPKLSIKIYNEAKERCIGALDAPVSGGDSGAKNATLSIMVGGDREIFEKCKGVLSSMGTNIIYEGKAGNGQHTKMANQIALAGVIAGVCEAMTYAKTEGLDVQTMLDSISQGAAGSWQMTNMAPRILKGDFNPGFYIKHFIKDMNLAIEESEDADLELDVLNTVFNMYKTLDNNNLGELGTQGLMKYYED from the coding sequence ATGAAGTCAATTGGATTTATTGGAGTAGGTGTAATGGGGAAATCCATGGTGAGAAACCTTATGAAAAAAGGATATGAGGTCTCAATTTTTACAAGAACTAAAAATAAAGCTTTAGATGTAATTGAAGATGGCGCTAAGTGGTGTGATGATATAAAAAGTTGTGTCAAGAATAAGGATATTATTATAACAATAGTTGGATATCCTAAAGATGTTGAACAAGTCTATTTTGGAGAAGAAGGAATTTTACAAAATGCTAAAAAAGGGGCTTGTGTAATTGATATGACTACTACAAGTCCAAAACTTTCAATTAAAATTTATAACGAGGCTAAGGAAAGATGTATTGGAGCATTAGATGCGCCTGTCTCTGGTGGCGATTCAGGTGCAAAAAATGCTACATTATCCATAATGGTAGGTGGAGATAGAGAAATTTTTGAAAAGTGTAAAGGTGTTTTATCTAGTATGGGAACTAATATTATTTATGAAGGAAAAGCAGGCAATGGCCAGCATACTAAGATGGCAAATCAAATTGCGTTAGCTGGAGTTATTGCAGGAGTATGTGAAGCTATGACTTATGCAAAAACAGAGGGGTTAGACGTGCAAACCATGCTAGATAGTATAAGCCAAGGAGCAGCTGGAAGTTGGCAAATGACTAATATGGCACCACGTATCTTAAAAGGAGATTTTAATCCGGGATTTTATATTAAGCATTTCATAAAAGATATGAATTTAGCAATAGAAGAATCAGAAGATGCAGATCTTGAATTAGATGTATTAAATACTGTATTTAATATGTATAAAACTTTAGATAATAATAACTTAGGTGAATTAGGGACACAAGGACTAATGAAATATTATGAGGATTAG
- a CDS encoding FAD-dependent oxidoreductase, whose amino-acid sequence MKSVWSDSCNFTKRETLTNNISTEVLVIGGGMAGLLTAYMLKKVGLKVVVIEAKEVASGVTKNTTAKITSQHDLIYYKLRKEFGEEKAQQYAAANELAIRKFKEIVDDKNIECEFEVKPAYVYSLDKTDNFTDEFETARKLGIDAELVNEVTLPFNVKCALKFNNQAQFNPLKFLKVISDELDIYENTKAVHIDVDNNLVITENNIEISAKNIVVATHYPFLNVPGYYFIRMHQERSYVLALENAMDVKGMYVDIAKDGISFRNYKDLLLLSSIDQRTGKNEEGGCYEQLRGIAKALFPNSKEKYYWSTQDCMTLDGIPYIGHYSASTPNIYVATGFNKWGMTSSMVSAMILSDMILGKENKYEEIFSPSRFDLSLSAKTLAQDTIETAKNFIAQRVDIPDEHIEHIQNGHGGIVTYKDEKVGVYKDEEGNVFMVTTKCSHLGCQLQWNADELTWDCPCHGSRFDYKGNWITGPATGNIKVD is encoded by the coding sequence ATGAAATCAGTTTGGAGTGATAGTTGTAATTTTACAAAGAGAGAGACATTAACAAATAACATTAGCACAGAAGTTTTGGTCATTGGTGGAGGTATGGCAGGATTATTGACAGCCTACATGTTAAAAAAAGTTGGTTTAAAAGTTGTTGTTATTGAAGCTAAAGAGGTAGCAAGTGGAGTTACGAAAAATACTACAGCTAAGATAACATCACAGCATGATTTGATTTATTATAAATTAAGAAAAGAATTTGGAGAGGAAAAAGCACAACAGTATGCTGCTGCTAATGAATTAGCAATAAGAAAATTTAAAGAAATAGTTGATGATAAAAACATAGAATGTGAGTTTGAAGTAAAACCAGCATATGTCTATTCCTTAGATAAGACTGATAATTTTACTGATGAGTTTGAGACTGCAAGAAAATTAGGTATTGATGCTGAACTTGTAAATGAAGTAACTCTTCCTTTTAACGTAAAATGTGCATTGAAATTTAATAATCAAGCTCAATTTAATCCATTAAAATTTCTAAAGGTTATTTCAGATGAATTAGATATTTATGAAAATACAAAGGCAGTACATATTGATGTAGACAATAATTTGGTAATAACAGAAAATAATATAGAAATTTCAGCAAAAAACATAGTAGTAGCTACTCATTATCCTTTTTTAAATGTACCGGGATATTATTTCATCAGAATGCATCAAGAAAGATCATATGTTTTAGCTTTAGAGAATGCTATGGATGTAAAGGGAATGTATGTTGATATCGCAAAGGATGGTATCTCATTTAGAAATTATAAGGATTTGCTACTATTAAGCTCTATAGATCAAAGAACAGGTAAAAATGAAGAGGGAGGATGTTATGAACAACTTAGAGGAATTGCTAAAGCTCTTTTCCCTAATTCTAAAGAAAAGTATTATTGGTCAACACAAGATTGTATGACTTTAGATGGAATTCCATATATCGGACACTACTCTGCATCAACTCCTAATATTTATGTGGCTACAGGATTTAATAAATGGGGAATGACTTCATCAATGGTATCAGCAATGATATTGAGTGATATGATTTTAGGCAAGGAAAACAAATATGAGGAGATATTTTCTCCTAGTAGATTTGATTTGTCTTTATCTGCTAAGACACTAGCACAAGATACAATTGAAACAGCAAAGAATTTTATTGCTCAAAGAGTAGATATTCCAGACGAACACATCGAACATATTCAAAATGGTCATGGTGGTATTGTAACATATAAAGATGAAAAGGTAGGAGTATATAAAGATGAAGAGGGCAATGTATTTATGGTAACTACTAAATGCTCCCATTTAGGATGCCAACTTCAATGGAATGCTGATGAATTAACATGGGATTGTCCTTGTCATGGATCAAGATTTGATTATAAGGGAAATTGGATAACAGGGCCAGCCACAGGTAATATTAAAGTTGACTAA